A DNA window from Caulobacter mirabilis contains the following coding sequences:
- a CDS encoding fatty acid--CoA ligase: MSVQTAVDFDQMPTLGDVARYHARERRGSVALSFEGRDTTFAAFDRNTNRVANALTAAGLKKGQRIAYVGKNSDHYFELLIGAAKVGVVMTPIGWRLAPPEVAYIVQDSEAPLVFVGPEVIGLTEDVAAHLTQRPKVIAMEAEGAGDAPLFEAWRDAASDADPAVAITAQDVAVQLYTSGTTGRPKGAMLTHANILSGRRAAAEAKMAWNEWGPDDVSLVAMPVAHIGGTGWGIVGLYNGAKGVVAREFDPFKVLDFIEHERISKMFMVPAALQIVVRQPRAREVDYSRMKYILYGASPIPLDLLRECMEVFGCGFCQQYGMTETCGTIVYLPPEDHDPAGNARMRAAGLPMPGVELKIIDGDGNSLPPNTVGEVATRSVANMAGYWRLDEATRATVGADGWLRTGDAGYLDEDGYLFIHDRVKDMIISGAENIYPAEVESAVYGHPAVAEVAVIGVPDEKWGEAVKAVVALKPGQTATPDDIIAFARGRIAAFKAPKTVDFIDALPRNASGKILRRELREPYWAGRERRVN; encoded by the coding sequence ATGAGTGTTCAGACCGCGGTCGACTTCGACCAGATGCCGACCCTGGGCGACGTCGCCCGCTACCACGCTCGCGAGCGGCGGGGCTCGGTGGCGCTGAGTTTCGAGGGGCGAGACACGACGTTCGCGGCCTTTGACCGCAACACCAACCGCGTCGCCAACGCCCTGACGGCCGCGGGCCTGAAGAAGGGGCAGCGGATCGCCTACGTCGGCAAGAACAGCGACCACTATTTCGAGCTGTTGATCGGAGCGGCCAAGGTCGGCGTCGTCATGACCCCGATCGGCTGGCGCCTTGCCCCGCCCGAGGTCGCCTACATCGTCCAGGATTCCGAGGCGCCGCTGGTGTTCGTCGGTCCCGAGGTCATCGGCCTGACCGAAGATGTCGCCGCTCATCTGACCCAGCGGCCCAAGGTCATCGCGATGGAGGCCGAGGGCGCGGGGGACGCGCCGCTGTTCGAGGCTTGGCGCGACGCGGCTTCCGACGCCGATCCGGCCGTCGCCATCACCGCCCAGGACGTGGCGGTTCAGCTCTACACCTCAGGCACGACCGGGCGGCCCAAGGGCGCCATGCTGACCCACGCCAACATCCTGTCGGGCCGCCGCGCGGCGGCCGAGGCGAAGATGGCCTGGAACGAGTGGGGACCGGACGACGTCAGTTTGGTGGCCATGCCGGTGGCCCATATCGGCGGCACCGGCTGGGGCATCGTCGGCCTCTACAACGGCGCCAAGGGCGTCGTGGCTCGCGAGTTCGACCCGTTCAAGGTGCTCGACTTCATCGAGCACGAGCGGATCAGCAAGATGTTCATGGTGCCGGCGGCGCTGCAGATCGTGGTGCGCCAGCCGCGCGCCCGCGAGGTCGACTACAGCCGGATGAAGTACATCCTGTACGGGGCCAGCCCGATTCCGCTGGACCTGCTTCGGGAGTGCATGGAGGTGTTCGGCTGCGGCTTCTGCCAGCAGTACGGCATGACCGAGACGTGCGGCACGATCGTCTATCTGCCGCCCGAGGATCACGATCCCGCCGGCAACGCCCGCATGCGCGCCGCCGGCCTGCCCATGCCGGGCGTCGAGCTGAAGATCATCGACGGCGACGGAAACAGCCTGCCGCCGAACACCGTGGGCGAGGTGGCGACCCGCTCGGTCGCCAACATGGCCGGTTACTGGCGTCTGGACGAGGCCACCCGGGCCACGGTCGGTGCGGACGGCTGGCTGCGCACCGGCGACGCCGGCTACCTGGACGAGGACGGCTACCTGTTCATCCACGACCGGGTGAAGGACATGATCATCTCCGGCGCCGAGAACATCTATCCGGCCGAGGTCGAGAGCGCTGTCTACGGCCACCCGGCGGTGGCGGAGGTGGCGGTCATCGGCGTGCCGGACGAGAAGTGGGGCGAGGCGGTGAAGGCCGTCGTGGCGCTGAAGCCCGGCCAGACCGCGACGCCGGACGACATCATCGCTTTCGCCCGCGGCCGGATCGCCGCCTTCAAGGCGCCCAAGACCGTGGACTTCATCGACGCCCTGCCGCGCAACGCCTCGGGCAAGATCCTGCGCCGTGAGCTGCGAGAGCCCTACTGGGCCGGTCGCGAGCGGAGGGTGAACTGA
- a CDS encoding helix-turn-helix domain-containing protein translates to MLAQLSLRDCPHVESVSACGQCSARAISVCGALNEAGLDRLAAIAETLTLPADATLAYEGDPADHLFNITSGVVRVSKLLPDGRRQIVGFLFAGDFLGMAAGEVYPFSAEAVEPVTVCRFKRSAYRTLLAEVPSLEAALLDRASHDLQAAQEHMLLLGRKSASERLASFLLDVAARGEGGVRKGGEFSLPMSRSEIGDYLGLTIETVSRTLTKLKSAGVITLPTARSARVEDPERLRRLAGGREA, encoded by the coding sequence TTGCTCGCCCAGCTTTCCCTTCGCGACTGCCCTCATGTCGAGAGCGTCAGCGCCTGCGGCCAGTGTTCGGCGCGCGCCATCAGCGTCTGCGGCGCGCTGAACGAGGCCGGCCTGGACCGCCTGGCCGCGATCGCGGAGACCTTGACCCTGCCGGCCGATGCGACCCTCGCCTATGAGGGCGATCCGGCCGATCACCTGTTCAACATCACCTCCGGCGTCGTCCGGGTGAGCAAGCTGCTGCCCGACGGTCGACGTCAGATCGTCGGCTTCCTGTTCGCGGGCGACTTTCTCGGCATGGCGGCCGGAGAGGTCTATCCGTTCTCCGCCGAGGCGGTCGAACCGGTGACCGTCTGCCGCTTCAAGCGCAGCGCCTATCGTACGCTGCTGGCTGAGGTGCCGAGCCTGGAAGCCGCTCTGCTCGATCGCGCCTCGCATGATCTCCAGGCGGCCCAGGAACACATGCTGCTCCTGGGGCGGAAGTCGGCGTCCGAGCGGCTGGCCTCGTTCCTCCTGGACGTCGCGGCCCGAGGGGAGGGCGGTGTCCGCAAGGGCGGGGAGTTTTCGCTGCCGATGAGCCGGTCCGAGATCGGCGACTATCTGGGCCTGACCATCGAGACGGTCAGCCGGACGTTGACCAAGCTCAAGTCGGCCGGCGTGATCACGCTGCCAACCGCGCGGTCTGCAAGGGTCGAAGATCCCGAACGTCTTCGGCGGCTGGCCGGCGGGCGAGAGGCCTGA